GGGTTCGTCGGGACCTGGTTCGAGACCGGCCTCGTGACGATCCTGCTGCTCGCCGGCATGGGCCGCATCAACCCCGAGCTCTACGAGGCCGCCCGCCTGGACGGCGCCGGGCCGGTGCGCGAGTTCCTCGCCGTCACGCTGCCGTCGGTGCGTGGCGAGATCTCCGTCGCCCTGACCCTGACCGTCATCGCGGCCCTGCGCACCTTCGACCTCGTCTACGTCACGACCCGCGGCGGCCCCGGCACCACGACCTCGGTGCCGTCCTACGAGGTCTACAACCGGGCCTTCCAGCTGGGCCAGGTCGGCTCCGCCGCGGCGATCGGCGTGTGCCTCACGGTGCTCATCTTCGCCATCTCCTTCGTCATCACCCGCATCGGCGACCGGGGCGACTCGTGAGGGTCGGGCGGGGCGAGCGCACCGCGAACTACGTCATCCTCATCGCCTTCGCGCTCTTCGCGCTCTGGCCCATCGTCACGGTGCTCGTCTCGGCGCTCGGGGCCGACGACACCGGGGCACAGGGGTCCTCGTTCGCCGGCCTGCACCTCGGCAACTTCGCGCAGGCCTGGGACATCGGCCGCTTCGGCACCTACCTGCGCATGTCGGCGCTCGTCTCGACCTTCGTCGTCGCCTGCACGGTCGTGCTGTCGGTGCTGGCCGGCTACGCCTTCGGCTGCATGCGCTTCCGCGGCCAGACCGTGCTGTTCTACCTCTTCCTGCTCGGCATCATGATGCCGAGCGAGGCCGTCGTCGTGCCGCTCTTCTTCGACCTGCGCGCCATCGGCCTCACCGACACCTTCTGGGCGGTGGCCATGCCCCAGGTGGCGCAGTCGGTCGCCTTCGGCACCTTCTGGATGCGCGCCTACTTCCGCAGCAGCAGCCGGGTGCTCGTCGAGGCGGCCCGCATCGACGGGGCGTCGACCCGCCGCATCCTGTGGCAGGTGCTCGTACCCCTCGCCCGGCCCGCCATCGTCACGCTCGTCGTCCTCGTCTTCATGTGGACCTGGAACGAGTTCCTCATCCCCCTGGTCATGGTCACCGACGAGTCGCTGCGCACCGCGCCGCTCGGGCTGGCCTTCTTCCAGGGGCAGTACACGTCGGGCTTCACGCTGCTGGCCGCCGGCGCGGTCATCGTCGCGACCCCCGTCGTCGTGCTCTACCTCTTCCTGCAGCGTCACTTCATCGCAGGCATGTTGGAGGGCGCGATCAGGGAGTAACCGCATCACCAGACCCAGGGAGAATCGCAATGCAGCGATACCGCTCTACGGTCGCCGTGCTCACCGCCGCCTCCGCGGCCGTGACACTGGCGGTCGGCACCGGAGCGGCGGCGGCCTCGGCCACCGCCGGACAGCCGGTGACATCGTCACCCAGCACCACGGCATCCGCCGACAGCCAGAAGGCGGGCGGGCGCTACGTCGCCGACCCGGCCACGAAGATCAACGTCATGGGCGAGTGGGCCCACCCCGACGACGACACGAGCATCATCGGCCCGTGCGGCGTCTGGCACGACCGGTACGGCGTCAAGTGCGGCGTTATCATGGTCACCCGCGGTGAGGGCGGCGGCAACGCGGTCGGCACCGAGATCGGGCCGGCGCTCGGGCTCCGGCGCGAGAACGAGGACCGCGTCGCGCACTACCGCTCGGGCACGATCGACATCTTCAACCTCGACCGCGTCGACTTCTTCTACAACCAGAGCGCGCCGCTGACCCAGAAGTTCTGGGACCACGACGAGACGCTGCGCCGGATCACCCGG
This is a stretch of genomic DNA from Terracoccus luteus. It encodes these proteins:
- a CDS encoding carbohydrate ABC transporter permease, whose translation is MRVGRGERTANYVILIAFALFALWPIVTVLVSALGADDTGAQGSSFAGLHLGNFAQAWDIGRFGTYLRMSALVSTFVVACTVVLSVLAGYAFGCMRFRGQTVLFYLFLLGIMMPSEAVVVPLFFDLRAIGLTDTFWAVAMPQVAQSVAFGTFWMRAYFRSSSRVLVEAARIDGASTRRILWQVLVPLARPAIVTLVVLVFMWTWNEFLIPLVMVTDESLRTAPLGLAFFQGQYTSGFTLLAAGAVIVATPVVVLYLFLQRHFIAGMLEGAIRE